A stretch of Bradyrhizobium sp. AZCC 2262 DNA encodes these proteins:
- a CDS encoding Lrp/AsnC ligand binding domain-containing protein yields the protein MVEIDKIDRKILSILQGDGRIANVELAERIGLSPTSIGERLKRLQRDGFVEGYGARLNPHRLGLGLLVFVEVVLDKTTPDVFERFARAVQTAPEVLECHMVAGGFDYLVKARVADMTAYRRFLGESLLALPGVRETRTYAVMEEVKRDAPLPVG from the coding sequence ATGGTCGAAATTGACAAGATAGACCGGAAAATCCTCTCAATCCTTCAGGGGGATGGCCGTATTGCCAATGTCGAGCTGGCCGAGCGGATCGGGCTGTCGCCGACCTCGATCGGCGAGCGGTTGAAACGGCTGCAGCGCGATGGCTTTGTCGAAGGTTACGGCGCCCGGCTCAATCCGCACCGGCTGGGCCTGGGCTTGCTCGTGTTCGTCGAGGTGGTGCTCGACAAGACCACACCTGACGTCTTCGAGCGGTTCGCCAGAGCGGTGCAGACGGCGCCCGAGGTGCTGGAGTGCCACATGGTGGCGGGGGGCTTCGATTATCTGGTCAAAGCCCGGGTCGCCGACATGACCGCCTACCGCCGGTTCCTGGGCGAGAGCCTGCTGGCGCTGCCGGGCGTGCGCGAGACGCGGACTTACGCCGTGATGGAAGAGGTCAAACGCGACGCGCCGCTGCCGGTCGGTTAA